A window of Palaemon carinicauda isolate YSFRI2023 chromosome 27, ASM3689809v2, whole genome shotgun sequence contains these coding sequences:
- the LOC137620465 gene encoding glutamic acid-rich protein-like: MEKKKKKKKNGEEEKEEEEEVSALKIKKWRRRRRRRSRRRSFSLENREEEEEEEEEEDEEEEEEVLALKIEKWRRRRRRRSFSLENREEEEEEEEEEEEEEEEEEEEEEEEEEEVSALKIEKWRRRRRKRRRSFSLENREMEKKKKKKK, from the exons atggagaagaagaagaagaagaagaa aaatggagaagaagaaaaagaagaagaagaagaagtttcagCCTTGAAAATCAagaaatggagaagaagaagaagaagaagaagtagaagaagaagtttCAGCCTTGAAaatcgagaagaagaagaagaagaagaagaagaagaagatgaagaagaagaagaagaagttttagCCTTGAAAATTGagaaatggagaagaagaagaagaagaagaagtttcagCCTTGAAaatcgagaagaagaagaagaagaagaagaagaagaagaagaagaagaagaagaagaagaagaagaagaagaagaagaagaagaagaagtttcagCCTTGAAAATCGagaaatggagaagaagaagaagaaaaagaagaagaagttttaGCCTTGAAAATCGagaaatggagaagaagaagaagaagaagaagtag